One genomic region from Anolis sagrei isolate rAnoSag1 chromosome 7, rAnoSag1.mat, whole genome shotgun sequence encodes:
- the POU2AF3 gene encoding POU class 2 homeobox associating factor 3, whose translation MSGKPKVYQGVRVKITVKELLQQRRAKQAEAEEPVSRESCATEVQFTDAFSPPPCTAPFADTDLEPSSSSSSSGCLQPWSFQSCLTCEEIPSYLEQLVDSCLQTEPVLDAPLPLAQGHMTCPPGGYQPGPPPCLNQSLGTGSPDSSDPSISFDYSFSPPQLLPFAPINYNDSPSSSLEAKSCMYPSLEESPYPLPSHVQYNHVPNPCGCTSCGSQHLDTFRVSECFPYANADCREYVPSVSVADDFFRRDRSWDACYS comes from the exons ATGTCAG GGAAGCCGAAGGTCTACCAAGGGGTCCGGGTCAAAATCACGGTGAAGGAGCTCCTGCAGCAGCGGAGGGCCAAGCAGGCGGAGGCGGAGGAGCCC GTTTCCAGGGAGAGCTGTGCCACTGAGGTCCAGTTCACCGatgctttctctcctcctccttgcacaG CCCCTTTTGCAGATACAGACCTcgagccttcctcctcctcctcttcctccggctGCCTCCAGCCTTGGTCGTTCCAGAGCTGCCTCACCTGCGAAGAGATTCCCAGTTACCTGGAGCAACTGGTGGACTCCTGCCTCCAAACGGAGCCCGTTTTGGATGCCCCTTTGCCTTTGGCCCAAGGCCATATGACCTGCCCTCCCGGCGGCTACCAGCCCGGTCCACCTCCTTGCCTCAACCAGAGCCTg GGCACGGGGTCCCCAGATTCCTCTGATCCCTCCATCTCCTTCGACTACAGCTTCTCCCCTCCACAGCTGCTTCCTTTTGCTCCCATCAACTACAACgactccccttcttcctctttggAAGCCAAGAGCTGTATGTACCCATCTTTAGAGGAAAGCCCCTATCCGCTGCCTTCCCACGTACAGTACAACCACGTTCCCAATCCTTGCGGATGCACATCCTGCGGCTCCCAGCACTTGGACACTTTCAGGGTCTCCGAATGCTTCCCTTACGCAAATGCGGACTGTCGGGAATACGTCCCGTCCGTCTCGGTAGCGGACGACTTCTTCCGAAGAGATAGGAGCTGGGACGCCTGCTATAGTTAA